A genomic region of Branchiostoma lanceolatum isolate klBraLanc5 chromosome 4, klBraLanc5.hap2, whole genome shotgun sequence contains the following coding sequences:
- the LOC136434040 gene encoding uncharacterized protein: MFTWTFQAKSTVRFVCKFPPIGKSFRVSTHPTPIRLAHVQSLNIDVHPQGCPVGKYGLLCNKNCICKNGARCHGFNGACKCQHGWQGVACDIPKPDIAATTTPSDSRAIYISTNVTIHCRAYHIDVDTLSLRFSNASEITSEGVNQLDVKLFSVQLHDEGRYTCQVRDKDGKVFNATIVLNVNCPPNIKGELCDEVCDCLLGASCDRWAVAGCVCPPGWTGTRCQTQCPEGTYGKDCAKTCGCQHGASCSPDDGRCNCTAGWYGSNCDGACPKSRYGWRCRQVCSCKNNATCHHVDGSCACVPPWGGRNCDKFAVTQATSLIEILVPLGSILLVVTVVLIVLYKTRCFLKNDDHEAEVLRELTHVEEDLAQNLQPGWLRRWEKKIHHLTPGDLIGQGMFGRVIQAQLRTPKGDITVAAKTVRVEDAQSYRDFYREAAILVVVHEEKDHDTRTSNIVQFLGMITTSKQKYILLEYSPIGDLLWVLRQFRVDDGDGQAVLDDRFLRYAVHVARALGELKRLRIVHRDVAARNVLISVDDVAKLADFGLARDVYTAADYVSTSHDGCHKLLPLKWMALESIETGEYTCQSDVWSFGVLLWEIATMGKDPCYDGRIQLDFLQMVGILRQGIRMKRPPGCPVDLYRLMRSCWRDVPATRPTPGGIEKRLLRLLPHDVIEMETAL, from the coding sequence atgtttacTTGGACATTCCAAGCAAAGAGCACAGTACgttttgtctgcaaatttccGCCTATTGGAAAATCGTTTAGAGTAAGTACACACCCAACCCCGATTAGACTTGCACACGTACAGTCGTTAAACATAGACGTCCATCCGCAAGGCTGTCCTGTTGGAAAATACGGCTTACTCTGCAACAAAAACTGTATCTGTAAGAACGGCGCCCGCTGTCATGGGTTTAATGGGGCGTGTAAATGTCAACACGGCTGGCAAGGTGTAGCCTGTGACATTCCGAAACCTGACATCGCCGCAACAACGACACCTAGCGATTCAAGGGCCATCTACATTTCCACCAACGTGACAATTCACTGCCGTGCGTACCACATTGATGTCGACACTTTGTCGTTGCGGTTTTCAAATGCATCTGAGATCACGAGTGAAGGTGTAAATCAATTAGATGTAAAGCTTTTCAGCGTACAGTTACACGACGAAGGTCGCTATACGTGTCAGGTCAGAGACAAAGACGGAAAGGTCTTCAATGCAACAATTGTGTTAAACGTCAACTGTCCACCAAACATAAAAGGCGAACTCTGTGATGAAGTGTGTGATTGCCTATTGGGTGCCAGCTGTGACCGGTGGGCTGTAGCTGGTTGTGTGTGTCCACCGGGATGGACGGGAACCAGGTGTCAGACACAATGTCCGGAGGGCACGTACGGTAAAGACTGTGCAAAGACCTGTGGCTGCCAACATGGGGCGAGCTGTAGCCCTGACGACGGCAGGTGTAACTGCACGGCCGGCTGGTACGGATCGAACTGTGACGGAGCCTGTCCCAAAAGCAGGTACGGTTGGCGGTGCCGGCAGGTTTGCAGCTGTAAGAACAACGCCACCTGTCACCACGTGGACGGCAGCTGTGCGTGTGTGCCACCGTGGGGAGGGAGGAACTGTGACAAATTTGCCGTCACCCAGGCCACATCGCTGATCGAAATCCTTGTTCCCCTGGGCTCCATACTCCTAGTTGTTACCGTAGTACTAATCGTGCTCTACAAGACGAGATGCTTCTTGAAAAACGACGACCACGAAGCCGAAGTTCTCCGTGAGCTGACGCATGTGGAGGAGGACCTAGCACAGAACCTACAGCCGGGCTGGCTCAGACGTTGGGAAAAGAAGATCCACCATCTTACTCCTGGTGACTTGATAGGGCAGGGAATGTTCGGGCGGGTGATACAAGCGCAGCTTCGCACACCGAAAGGGGATATCACCGTGGCCGCCAAGACAGTCCGTGTAGAGGACGCGCAGTCTTACCGAGACTTTTACCGAGAAGCCGCCATACTAGTTGTCGTACATGAAGAGAAAGACCACGACACTCGCACATCAAATATTGTCCAATTCTTAGGAATGATCACCACATCTAAACAAAAGTATATTCTTCTCGAGTATTCACCGATAGGAGACCTCTTGTGGGTCCTTCGGCAGTTCAGAGTGGACGATGGGGACGGCCAGGCTGTCCTGGATGATCGTTTCTTGCGATACGCAGTACACGTGGCACGAGCACTAGGAGAACTAAAACGTCTGCGTATAGTTCATCGTGACGTGGCCGCTCGGAACGTCCTGATCTCGGTGGACGACGTGGCCAAGTTGGCCGACTTCGGGCTGGCGCGAGACGTTTACACCGCCGCTGATTACGTCTCCACGAGTCATGACGGGTGTCACAAACTCCTcccgctgaagtggatggcgctggagtccATCGAGACCGGCGAGTACACCTGTCAGAGTGACGTCTGGTCcttcggcgtgctgctgtgggagatcgccacGATGGGGAAAGATCCGTGCTATGATGGCAGGATTCAGCTGGACTTTCTTCAGATGGTCGGAATTCTGAGGCAAGGAATACGGATGAAGAGGCCGCCGGGATGTCCAGTGGACCTGTACCGACTGATGAGGTCGTGTTGGCGCGACGTCCCCGCTACAAGACCGACTCCAGGTGGAATAGAAAAGAGGCTACTACGACTGCTtccacatgacgtcattgaaaTGGAGACTGCGCTGTAG